The Spirochaeta lutea genome window below encodes:
- a CDS encoding DNA recombination protein RmuC gives MLTVLFFILWLLNRGISAQLKNQVQIERELRLEQSRDFSETREYLTSVLPRKTLELLESKEHSSTSQQIQVLQQHLSPVLRELTQLNQTMHSRQKDEAFFKGGLERELQNLVNLNQTLSEEAHNLARALEGQNKSQGIWGEMVLERLLESAGLEAGRDFELQKSFRLGGGTILRPDVVITLPKERFLVIDAKVSLKSYMDVIAASQEVERAAATKRLVGSIRGHIKSLGEKHYELLHKSSSIEAVLLFMPIEGALAAALSSDSGILEYAFSKRIIICSPSSLLLTIKIVNTLWLQDSKDGRTEALLELSDELTRSLKRLFEDLQNLDSKLTASQDLVDRMLTRFTAKRGGLLPTLDSIAKKRDQ, from the coding sequence TGCGTCTTGAACAGAGCAGAGATTTTTCCGAGACTCGAGAATACTTGACCAGCGTATTGCCCCGCAAAACCTTAGAGCTTCTCGAGTCAAAGGAACACAGCTCTACCAGCCAGCAGATCCAAGTTCTGCAGCAACACTTATCGCCGGTACTTCGGGAATTAACTCAGCTCAATCAAACCATGCATAGCAGGCAGAAGGATGAGGCCTTTTTTAAAGGGGGACTCGAACGGGAGCTTCAGAACCTGGTGAACCTGAATCAGACCCTTTCCGAGGAGGCTCATAATCTTGCCAGGGCGCTGGAAGGTCAGAACAAATCCCAGGGGATCTGGGGTGAGATGGTTCTGGAACGATTGCTTGAGTCTGCGGGGTTAGAAGCAGGCAGAGATTTTGAGCTTCAAAAAAGCTTCCGGTTGGGAGGAGGAACGATTCTCCGGCCGGACGTTGTAATCACCCTACCAAAAGAGCGTTTCCTGGTAATCGATGCGAAGGTAAGTCTTAAGTCCTATATGGATGTTATCGCTGCATCGCAAGAGGTGGAGCGGGCTGCTGCAACGAAGCGTCTGGTTGGGAGCATACGGGGGCACATTAAGTCCTTGGGAGAAAAACACTATGAGTTGCTTCATAAGTCATCGAGCATTGAGGCTGTATTGCTTTTCATGCCGATAGAAGGAGCGCTTGCTGCAGCCCTCTCCTCGGATTCCGGAATTTTGGAGTACGCTTTTTCCAAGAGAATCATTATTTGCTCCCCCAGCAGTCTCTTGCTCACCATTAAGATCGTTAATACCCTCTGGTTACAGGATTCCAAGGACGGCAGAACCGAAGCGCTGTTGGAATTAAGCGATGAGCTGACCCGCAGCTTAAAGCGATTATTTGAGGATCTGCAGAATCTTGACTCTAAACTTACTGCTTCCCAGGATTTGGTGGATCGTATGCTTACAAGGTTTACCGCGAAACGCGGAGGACTGCTGCCTACCCTGGATTCTATCGCAAAAAAACGGGACCAATGA
- a CDS encoding diacylglycerol/lipid kinase family protein, with amino-acid sequence MIRKNADKPATLLCIINPAAGRRRWLTLTMHRLTAYAEQHNITLQIEYTRHRGDGGRIIQSYREGKDAVVVLGGDGTVREVVEGMIDNPLPILIIPHGTANVLSKELFIPQDPVKALSLWRTGRIKHIDLGMINEHPFVLMVSSGIDALTVHSVYKAEKKFFGKFAYVLAVLRTLTRRKPPLTTLEIYDDDLQKVVVSGYQVIISNGKYYAGRIVINPTASLNSGYLHVMVYKQPGIGALITMMFNVLSGQSQHLKDLHQYKAKQVVIKTRRRRFLQFDGDRLDEKGGTVQVLASRLPVVVQ; translated from the coding sequence TTGATTAGAAAAAACGCAGACAAACCAGCCACCCTCTTATGTATCATCAATCCGGCGGCAGGCCGGCGGAGGTGGCTTACCCTGACAATGCATCGGCTCACCGCCTATGCAGAGCAACACAACATCACCCTGCAGATTGAGTACACCAGGCACCGAGGGGATGGCGGAAGGATCATTCAAAGCTACCGGGAAGGTAAGGATGCCGTGGTTGTGTTGGGAGGAGATGGAACCGTGCGGGAAGTAGTGGAGGGGATGATCGACAATCCCTTGCCCATACTTATCATTCCCCACGGAACAGCGAACGTACTATCCAAAGAGTTATTTATTCCCCAGGATCCGGTTAAGGCCCTGAGTCTATGGAGAACCGGACGAATCAAACACATTGACCTGGGAATGATAAACGAGCATCCCTTCGTTCTCATGGTTTCCTCGGGCATAGACGCGTTAACGGTCCACAGTGTGTATAAGGCGGAAAAAAAGTTCTTCGGGAAGTTTGCCTACGTGCTCGCGGTTCTCCGGACCCTCACCAGAAGAAAGCCGCCCCTCACAACCCTTGAAATATATGATGACGACTTACAAAAGGTCGTCGTAAGCGGCTATCAGGTAATTATTTCCAATGGAAAATACTACGCCGGGCGCATTGTAATAAACCCAACTGCCAGTTTGAATAGCGGGTACCTCCACGTCATGGTCTATAAACAACCCGGGATCGGCGCTCTGATTACTATGATGTTCAATGTGTTGAGCGGTCAGAGCCAGCATCTCAAGGATCTTCATCAGTACAAAGCCAAGCAGGTGGTTATAAAAACGCGCCGGCGTCGTTTCTTACAGTTCGACGGTGATCGACTGGATGAAAAGGGAGGAACCGTCCAAGTTCTTGCATCTCGCTTACCCGTGGTTGTGCAGTAG